The following coding sequences lie in one Primulina huaijiensis isolate GDHJ02 chromosome 2, ASM1229523v2, whole genome shotgun sequence genomic window:
- the LOC140966694 gene encoding uncharacterized protein, protein MGYVWNSMPPRRQVGRPRGNDERRHEDGEDQGQGGFGPPPPPPPPDMNAQMLAGMTRFFAQFAGNNAAAAARPTGPEAVYERFMKMRPKEFSGTSDPMIAEGWIKSLEVIFEFMELGDADRVRCATYLFSGDARLWWEGAAVALNLATLTWTRFTEVFYSKYFAEEVRTRLTTEFMSLRQGDMTVTEFIRKFERGCHFVPLIANDARAKMMHFLVGLRPILRRDVRVSDPTTYEVAVSKALAAEQDLRDIERDRQGKRPAQVPHRPPPHQHQQQNKRPFHGQPRNRGQQQQQQQRGRPAPRTFEHPVCPRCSRRHPGACMSGSGKCFKCGSPDHMLLQCPQRNLPTQGRVFALHAAETNPETMLLTGTFKL, encoded by the coding sequence atgggttatgtatggaacagtatgcctcctagacgccaggttggacgcccgagaggtaatgatgagcgccgtcatgaagacggtgaggatcaaggacaggggggattcggacctccacctcctccacctccacctgacatgaatgcccagatgctagctgggatgactaggttctttgcacagtttgcagggaacaatgctgcagccgcagccaggccgacagggcccgaggctgtctatgagaggtttatgaagatgcgtccgaaggagttttctgggacgtctgaccccatgattgccgagggatggatcaaatccctcgaggttatcttcgagttcatggagcttggagatgcagatagagtccgatgtgccacctacttattcagtggagatgcccgcttatggtgggaaggagcagcagtagccctgaacttggctacactgacttggacacgcttcacggaggttttctactccaaatattttgctgaggaagtgcgcaccaggttgactaCCGAGTTCATGAGCTTGAGACAGGGTGatatgacggttacggagttcatccgtaagttcgagaggggctgtcactttgtgcccctgatagcaAATGATGCCAGAGCTAAGATGATGCACTtcctggtgggtctacggccgatcttgcgccgtgatgttagggtgtctgaccctactacttacgaggtcgcggtctccaaagccctagccgcagagcaggatctgcGGGATATCGAGAGGGATCGCCAAGGCAAGCGCCCagcccaggtaccacaccgccctcctcctcatcagcatcaacagcaaaacaagaggccttttcatgggcagcccagaaacagaggccagcaacagcagcagcagcagcggggacgcccagccccgaggacctttgagcacccagtctgtcccaggtgctcacgccgccatcctggagcatgtatgtctGGCTCTGGAAagtgttttaagtgtggcagtCCTGACCACATGTtgctgcagtgccctcagaggaatctgcctacccaaggcagagtttttgctctccatgccgcAGAAACAAACCCGGAGACTATGTTgttgacaggtacctttaagctttaa